GGCCTCGGTGGCCCTGCCCAGCTTCTGCAGCGCCTCGCCCTTTCCCGCCACCGGCAGGACGCCGGCCGGCGAATCGACGCCCATCACCTTCTCGAAAAGGGGCAGCTCCTTCTCGAAGAGGGGGAGCGCGCGAGCGGCCTGGCCCATCTCCAGGTAGGTGGTGCCGATGTCCACGCGGATGAGGGCCGTGTTGAAGTGGTCGGGTCCCAGGTACTGCTCGCGCAGTTGCAGCGCCTGCTGGCGCAGCCGCAGGGCCTTGTCGTTCTGGCCCCGTATCTCGTGCAGCTGCGCGAGCCCGAGCAGGGCCATCGTGTAGATGTGCTCGTGCTGCCGCGGGTCCTTCTTCGCCACCTCCAGCACCTCCTGGAAGGTCTGCTGGGACTGGGACAGCCGCTCCAGCGAGGTCTGGGCCTCGGCCACCTTCTCGAGCGCCTGCAGCAGGTGGGTGCTCTCCGGACCCGTGAGCTCCCGGAACAGGCGCACGGCCTCCTCGTAGTGCGAGAGGGCGTTGAGATCCCTCCCTTCCGAGGCATCGAGATCGCCATAGGCGAGGTGCAGGTGCGCCCACTCCTCGGAGCGGTTGCCATAGGACTTCTGGTTGATCTCCCGCACCCGGTCGAGCAGGAGGCGCGCGTCGGAGATCCGCCCCTGCGAGGCATAGGCGTACGAGAGGTTCGTCAGGGGCTGGGTGAGGAACGGGTGCAGGGGGCCGAGGTAGGTCTCGCCCATGCGCACGAGGGACTCGAGCGCCCGCTGCGACTCGTCCATGCGATCCAGGTTGCCCAGAGCGGCCAGGGAGTTGGTGGCGTAGCGCAGCGTGGTCGCGCTGGCCGGACCGAGCTGCCGCTGCGCGAGGGCGAAGGCCTTGTCGAAGGACTCGTAGGCCTCGGCGAACTTGCCCTGTTGATAGAACGCCATGCCCTGGTTGTTGAAGAAGATGGCCCGCAGCTCGCCATTCTCCCCCAGCCTGTCCAGCGAGGCCTGCGCGAAGTGCCTCCAGCGCTCGGCTTCCTCCTGGGGGCCGTTCAGGCAGTAGTAGCCCATCAGCCGCACGCTGGCCGCCGTCGCCACGGTGTCGTGCCGGGACTCGAACGCGAGCCACAGAGCGTCCGTGAGCAGCGGGGGCACGCCCTGGTTCTGCCCGGAGATGATCTGCGTCCACGCCCGCGTGAAGAGGGCCTCGGCGTGGACGGGCTTGTAGCCGAGCGTCGCCGTCTTCTCGATGACCTCCGAGGCCAGGGTCAGGGCCTCCCCGTACTTGCCGGCCTCGGTGAGCGCCTTGACGCGGGCCAACCGGGCACGCTCGGCCTCCACGGCCTGGCGCGTGGTGGCGTCCTCGGGGGGCTTCACCTCGGACAGCAGCGCCTCCACGTCCGCGCAGCGCCGCAGGGGCCGCAGGGCGCTGGTGGCGGAGATGGCCTTCTCCACCACCGTGGCGTCGGCCTCGGTGAACACGTCGGTGAGCGCGGCCAGCTCCTTCCGGCTGCCCTCCAGACACGCCATGCGCAGGGACATGACGGCCTCGGACTGCTCACCGCGGATGCGCGTGGCCTCGCAGGTGTCCTGGTGCATGTCCGTCCACGCCGTGGTGTACGCGTTCAGCGCCTCGCGCACGCGCCCCCAGGTGTCCTGGGCATGGGGCTGGCCGGTGGCGAGGAAGGCCTTCTCGATGGCCGTCTGGCGCGGCGCGCCCCACACGTTCTCCAACTGCGCGGGAACGCCCGTGCACACGTGGACATGGTGGTGGTGCCACTCGGTCCAGGCCATCACGCTCGCGCCCGTGACGAGGAGCAGCAGGGCCGCGACGGACAGCCAGCGGCGGCGCACCTGGGCCGGATCCCTCTCCAGGATGGCCAGCAGCGCGTCCAGCGAGGGGTAGCGCGCCTCCGGCGGCGTGTTGAGGGCGCGCAGCAGGGCACGGTGCACGAAGGGCGGCACCTTGGAGTGGGGCGGCGGCGGCTTGATGCGGCCGGCCAGCACGTTCTGCTTGCGCTCCTCGGGAGTGCTCCCCTCGAAGGGGCGCTCACCGTAGAGGGCCTCCCACAGCGACACGGCGAAGGAGAACTGATCGCTCCGCGCGTCCGCCGTGGCGCCGCGGAACTGCTCGGGCGCCATGTACGCCGGAGTGCCCAGCACCGCGCCCCGCTGCGTCAGCTGCAGCTCCAACAGGCTGTGCTGCTTGACCGGGCCCGTGCTCGTGCCCGTGGCGGGCGCGCCGTCGCCGGACGAGGGCTCCTCGGCGGGCGCGTTGTGCGGGCGCGCCAGGCCGAAGTCCGTCACCCGGATGCGGCCGTCCCTGCCCACCAGGACGTTGGTGGGCTTGAAGTCGCGGTGCACGAGCCCGGCGGCGTGCGCGGCGGCCAGGCCCCGGCCCGCGTCCAGGAAGGCGGAGAGCGTCTCCTTCCAGCTCCGCGGCTTCTCCTGGTGCCACTGCAGCAGGGTCTGTCCGTCCACCAGCTCCATGGCCATGAAGACCTGGGCGCCGTGCTGGTGCACGTCGTAGATGGCCACCACGTTGGGGTGGGAGAGCCGGGCCATGGCCTGCGCCTCGCGCAGCAACCGGGCCCGCCCGGGTGACCCCTCGGTGCCCCCGAGCGGGTCCTCGGGCGGCAGCAGCTTGAGGGCCACCTTCCGGTCCAGCACCGAGTCGTAGGCGGCGTACACCATCCCCATGCCGCCCTGGCCCAGGGGATCCAACACCACGTACCGGTCCAGGGGTGTTCCCCGGCCGAGCGCCGGCGCTTCCGGCGGACGGGGGCTGGCGCTCGGACCTGGCGTCGCCCCCGTGCCGAGCGCGAGCGTGCGACGCTCGTCGGTCACGAGCGTACGGCGCTCGTCGGTCACGAGCGTGCGGCGCTCTTTGTCATCGAAGGACCCCATGCCACCTCGCTCCCGCAGGATGTCACGCTCACGGGGCAGCGAGAATGCGTCGCTGCGTCGATTCTCCAGTCAACCCGCGGAGGGCGCCGTGAGGCAGGCCGCCTGGCGGGGGAACGGCCTCAAACGGCCCGCGCGAACCGCTGCAGCGCCTCGCCGGTGAGGCGGAAGAGCTTCCACTCCCGCTGCATCTCCGCGCCGAAGGACTCGTAGAACTCGATGGCCGGCGTGTTCCAGTCGAGCACGGACCACTCGAAGCGCCCGCAGCCCCGCTCGACGGCGAGCTTCGCCAGGTGGGACAGCAGCGCCTTGCCGTGCCCCCGGCCCCGGTGCTCCGGCAGGACGAAGAGGTCCTCCAGGTAGAGGCCCGGCTTGGACAGGAACGTGGAGTAGTTGTGGAAGAAGAGGGCGAAGCCCACCACCTGTCCGGCCTCCTCGGCGAGGACGACCTCGGCGTAGGGCCGGTCTCCGAAGAGGTGCTCGCGCAGCTCCTCCTCTCGGAGGGTGACGACATGGGTGAGCTTCTCGTACTCGGCCAGGGCGCGGATGAGCCGGCTGATGACGGGGACGTCCGAGGGGGTCGCGGAGCGAATCATGCGCGTGATGCTAGCGCGTGGGAGCACGGCCGCCCATGGTAGCGTCCGCCAGCATCCGCACACCCGATACCCGGAGGAGCAGCACCATGCGCAGGTTCGAGTTCGTCGAGGGCACCAGCGCGAAGTTCTGGATGGCCGAGGTCCAGGGCAACACCTTCATCGTGGTGTACGGGCGGTTGGGCACGGAGGGGCAGCGCAAGGAGAAGGATTTCCCCGACGAGGAGGGCGCCCGGCGCGAGTACGACCGCAAGGTGGCCGAGAAGCTGCGCGAGGGCTACCACGAGGTGTCCGCGCAGGCGCCCCAGGAGGCACCCACCAAGGGGGCGAAGGGGGCCGCTGCGGCCTCGCCGAAGCTGACGCTCCCTCCCCGGGTGCGCGCGGGCAGGCCCACCGCCGAGCAGGTGGCCGCGGCCGTCGAGGCGCTCACCCGGCTCGACACCCTGGTGGGTGGACGGAGCTGGCGGGTGGCGCTCCAGGCCCGCCGGGCGCGGCGCGCGCTCCGGGCCCTGGGCGGACTCGAGCCGTCCAGCCACTCCGCCATGGGCCCGGTGTTCTCCTCGTTGATGGAGAAGGTGGTGGCTCCCAAGGAGCAGCCGCGGCTGCCGCTGTGGGCGGCCATGGCGCTGCTGGCCGAGGTGGATGTGGCGGCCTTCGTCCGGACGCTGGAGCAGTGGAAGCGCGCGCCCGCCGGAGCTCCGGCCCTGGCCGCCACCGGTGTGCTGGCCCGTCAGGCCGAGGCCCTCGGCGAGCCCGAGCTGGCGCTGCGCATGGGGGCGCTGCTGACCTCGGACGAGGCCTGGGACAAGCGCTGGAGCGCGCTGCGCCCGCATGTCGAGGGGCACCTGGTGGCGGGGGGCAGCTCGCTGCCGGCCTGGCTGCGCTCGCTGGACGCCGGAGGGGATTCGCGCCTCGCCGAGCGCCTCTCCCGCCTGGGCGCGTGAGGGGTGTACCGTGCGGGACATGACCGTCTCCCGCTGGTTCTGGGTGCCCGTGCTCGTGCTGTGCGCGACCGGATGTGCTTCGGGCAGGAGGGCCTCGCGTGCCCCCTCGGGCTCCGCCACCGAGCAGCGCGCGCGGGACCTGGAGGCGCGCAACGAGGCGATGCGCCAGGAGCTGAACCGCAAGAAGGCCGAGCTGCAGCAGTCCTTCCAGACGATGGCGCAGGCGGAAGGCGCCGCGGGCCTCGGCTCGCTCGGCTGCACCGGAGTGGCTCCGGCCAACGGGCCGATGCAGGGGCTGCCCCGCTCGGGCGCCGTCCACGCCTCGTTCAACCTGCGGGGCCAGCCCTACCGCATGACGGCCACCTTCTCCGCGCCTCGCCCGTCGGGCGGGTGGCGCGTGTCCCAGGGCACCTGCAGGGTGGTGGGGCCGTGAGGGCCCTCCGACTCGGACTGCTGGCGCTGGGGGCGCTCGTTGGCGCGGGCTGCGCAACTGATCCGGCCACGCGCCTGCGTCTGGCCGAGCAGGAGAACCAGCGCCTCACCCGGGAGACGGCGGAGACGGACCTGGCCCTCCAGTCCGTGCACGCCTACACCGAGGAGCTGCGCTCGCCCGGCGCGTCGGGGCGCTCCTTCAACATGTACTTCTCGCCCGCGTCCCTGCAGCAGCTGGCCTCGCAGCTGCTCCCCATGCGGATGGCCGCGCGCAACTTCCACAAGCAGCTCGAGGGCGAGGTCATCGTCGAGAGCCTCTCCGACATCCGCTTCGGCCCGCTCAACACGCTCACCTGCAGGGCCGTGATGCGCGGGGAGAACGTCCGCTACACCGGCAGCGTGCCCAAGGGCTACCAGAACGAGATCCGCAAGTTCCAGGCGGGCGTGGCCGCCGGCGTGGTGGCGGACCTGGTGGTGGAGCTCTCCCTGAGCGAGAGCTCCCTGGTGGCCCGGGCGCGCGCCACGCAGACGCGGCTCAAGGCCAACTCCAACGGCACGGCGGAGGGCATGCTGAGGGATCAGATGAATGAACGGACCCTGCGCTCGCCCTTCGCCTTCGACCTCACCATCCAGGGCAGCGGCGCGGTGCCGCGCCGCATGGTGCTCACCTCCAACCACCTGGTGGTGACGTACGCCCCGTAGTGCTCGCGCTCAGTTCCCGCCCGACGACGAGCTCTGGGCGGGAGCCGACGTGCCCGACAGGTCCGGCTGCGTGTCGATCTCCTCCGCCGGCCAGCCGCGCGCCGCCTCGTAGTAGCGCGGCGCCTTCACCTTGCGCTTGTCCTTGGCGCTCAGGCCCTCGGGGGACACCAGGCTCTGCTCGCCCCCCTTCACGGACTGGACGATGTGGCCGTCGCAGAAGAGCCACTCGGTGCGGCCGTCGGCGAACTTGCGCGCGTAGTACACGTCGGTGCTGCCGATCTCCGGGTTCTTCGCGCACCACGTCTGGCGCGCCGTCTGCTCGCGCTGCGGTGCTTCCTCGTTCCACTTGGCCTGTGCCGCCTCCACCGCGGCCACCGCCGTGGCCTCCACCAGCCGCGTCCGGGACATCTCCAC
This is a stretch of genomic DNA from Archangium violaceum. It encodes these proteins:
- a CDS encoding WGR domain-containing protein; translation: MRRFEFVEGTSAKFWMAEVQGNTFIVVYGRLGTEGQRKEKDFPDEEGARREYDRKVAEKLREGYHEVSAQAPQEAPTKGAKGAAAASPKLTLPPRVRAGRPTAEQVAAAVEALTRLDTLVGGRSWRVALQARRARRALRALGGLEPSSHSAMGPVFSSLMEKVVAPKEQPRLPLWAAMALLAEVDVAAFVRTLEQWKRAPAGAPALAATGVLARQAEALGEPELALRMGALLTSDEAWDKRWSALRPHVEGHLVAGGSSLPAWLRSLDAGGDSRLAERLSRLGA
- a CDS encoding tetratricopeptide repeat protein — encoded protein: MGSFDDKERRTLVTDERRTLVTDERRTLALGTGATPGPSASPRPPEAPALGRGTPLDRYVVLDPLGQGGMGMVYAAYDSVLDRKVALKLLPPEDPLGGTEGSPGRARLLREAQAMARLSHPNVVAIYDVHQHGAQVFMAMELVDGQTLLQWHQEKPRSWKETLSAFLDAGRGLAAAHAAGLVHRDFKPTNVLVGRDGRIRVTDFGLARPHNAPAEEPSSGDGAPATGTSTGPVKQHSLLELQLTQRGAVLGTPAYMAPEQFRGATADARSDQFSFAVSLWEALYGERPFEGSTPEERKQNVLAGRIKPPPPHSKVPPFVHRALLRALNTPPEARYPSLDALLAILERDPAQVRRRWLSVAALLLLVTGASVMAWTEWHHHHVHVCTGVPAQLENVWGAPRQTAIEKAFLATGQPHAQDTWGRVREALNAYTTAWTDMHQDTCEATRIRGEQSEAVMSLRMACLEGSRKELAALTDVFTEADATVVEKAISATSALRPLRRCADVEALLSEVKPPEDATTRQAVEAERARLARVKALTEAGKYGEALTLASEVIEKTATLGYKPVHAEALFTRAWTQIISGQNQGVPPLLTDALWLAFESRHDTVATAASVRLMGYYCLNGPQEEAERWRHFAQASLDRLGENGELRAIFFNNQGMAFYQQGKFAEAYESFDKAFALAQRQLGPASATTLRYATNSLAALGNLDRMDESQRALESLVRMGETYLGPLHPFLTQPLTNLSYAYASQGRISDARLLLDRVREINQKSYGNRSEEWAHLHLAYGDLDASEGRDLNALSHYEEAVRLFRELTGPESTHLLQALEKVAEAQTSLERLSQSQQTFQEVLEVAKKDPRQHEHIYTMALLGLAQLHEIRGQNDKALRLRQQALQLREQYLGPDHFNTALIRVDIGTTYLEMGQAARALPLFEKELPLFEKVMGVDSPAGVLPVAGKGEALQKLGRATEAIPLLEHALQVIERHPGRPEYAASVRFALARALWDAGQQQERALKLALAARATYLKTPILHANELSELEALLKRHAPKAASPGSMALTPPP
- a CDS encoding GNAT family N-acetyltransferase, which translates into the protein MIRSATPSDVPVISRLIRALAEYEKLTHVVTLREEELREHLFGDRPYAEVVLAEEAGQVVGFALFFHNYSTFLSKPGLYLEDLFVLPEHRGRGHGKALLSHLAKLAVERGCGRFEWSVLDWNTPAIEFYESFGAEMQREWKLFRLTGEALQRFARAV